Proteins encoded by one window of Panicum virgatum strain AP13 chromosome 7N, P.virgatum_v5, whole genome shotgun sequence:
- the LOC120680551 gene encoding peroxidase 2-like, giving the protein MASRQSLACYTMALLFAAAAVSAQLSTDFYDETCPDALDIIESAVRAAVSKESRMGASLLRLHFHDCFVNGCDGSVLLDDAPGFTGEKTAQPNKNSLRGFEVVDEIKAQLEDACKQTVSCADILAVAARDSVVALGGPTWDVELGRRDATTASLDDANNDLPAPTLDLGDLIKAFSKKGLSATDMIALSGGHTIGQARCVNFRGRLYNETTSLDASLASSLKPRCPSATGNGDDNTSPLDPSTSYVFDNFYYKNLLRNKGLLHSDQQLFNGGSADAQTKAYASDMAGFFDDFRDAMVKMGGIGVVTGSGGQVRVNCRKAN; this is encoded by the exons ATGGCGTCCAGGCAATCCCTTGCTTGCTATACCATGGCCCTGCTGTTCGCTGCGGCCGCTGTCTCAGCGCAGCTCTCCACCGATTTCTACGACGAGACATGCCCCGACGCGCTCGACATCATCGAGTCCGCCGTGAGAGCTGCCGTCTCCAAGGAGTCCCGCATGGGGGCGTCCCTGCTCCGCCTCCATTTCCACGACTGCTTTGTCAAT GGCTGTGACGGGTCAGTGCTGCTCGACGACGCCCCGGGCTTCACCGGCGAGAAGACCGCGCAGCCGAACAAGAACTCGCTGCGCGGGTTCGAAGTGGTTGACGAAATCAAGGCGCAGCTCGAGGATGCCTGCAAGCAGACGGTCTCCTGCGCCGACATCCTCGCCGTGGCCGCCCGCGATTCCGTCGTCGCC CTTGGCGGGCCAACCTGGGACGTCGAGCTCGGCCGTCGGgacgcgacgacggcgagcctggACGACGCGAACAACGACCTCCCGGCGCCGACCTTGGACCTCGGCGACCTGATCAAGGCCTTCTCCAAGAAGGGCCTGAGCGCGACGGACATGATCGCGCTCTCGGGCGGGCACACCATTGGGCAGGCGCGGTGCGTCAACTTCCGCGGCCGCCTCTACAACGAGACCACGAGCCTGGACGCGTCGCTGGCGTCGTCGCTAAAGCCGCGGTGCCCGAGCGCGACCGGCAACGGCGACGACAACACCTCGCCGCTGGACCCGTCCACGTCCTACGTCTTCGACAACTTCTACTACAAGAACCTGCTGCGGAACAAGGGCCTGCTGCACTCGGACCAGCAGCTGTTCAACGGCGGCTCCGCGGACGCGCAGACCAAGGCCTACGCGTCGGACATGGCCGGGTTCTTCGACGACTTCCGCGACGCCATGGTTAAGATGGGCGGCATCGGCGTCGTCACTGGATCCGGCGGGCAGGTCAGGGTCAACTGCCGGAAGGCGAACTAA